The sequence AGAGGAGCTGGCGGCAGCGGCCGCAGGGCACCAGCGCGGCGCCCTCGCCGTCCACGCAGGTGAAGTGCGTGAGGCGGCCGCCGCCCGTGCGCTGCAGGTCCGAGACCAGACCGCACTCGGCACACAGGCCGAGGCCGTAGGAGGCGTTCTCCACGTTGCAGCCGGTGACCGTGCGGCCGTCGTCGACCCGGGCCGCCACGCCGACCGGGAAGCCGG comes from Streptomyces sp. FXJ1.172 and encodes:
- a CDS encoding cytidine deaminase, coding for MTRQAAEFDWEALREVAREAMTHAYAPYSGFPVGVAARVDDGRTVTGCNVENASYGLGLCAECGLVSDLQRTGGGRLTHFTCVDGEGAALVPCGRCRQLLYEFGGPELLLDTPEGILPLSEMLPQAFGPDHLTK